One Bdellovibrio bacteriovorus str. Tiberius DNA segment encodes these proteins:
- a CDS encoding tetratricopeptide repeat protein yields the protein MFPYTRTAIIVPFLMTLTACATFTSNESDDKAPYYEASFNDRNRAPASFAPAVVSPEDNGAASLDPLYMRTQADYYFAMGEAYALEGNSQKAVEAFKMVLIYDTNSPAVNMRLAAEFLKQGMITESLAQAEEAVAKDPKNVDSHLLLGGLYSSLKLYPKAMEQYNTVMKLQPENTEAPLYIGALYSEQKQSDKAVKYFESLLKNPEYNTPYLAHYYIGRVRLEQSEAKYQKAAEASFKKALELKPDFADAVLTLGVLYSKQKTEDKAVSLYRAFQKENSPSPRVAEVLAQIYIERGDYENAYEQLEVMENDSDEPLNVRMKMALILIEQKRYDTAVAKLEEILKDAPESDKVRFYLAAVYEETRQHEKAVKEYTKIPSTSTYYGEAVVHAAYLLKGLGRLNEGLEVAAAGLKARQDQPQIFAMYASLLDEKGDYKNASATLEQGLKKFPENAQLRFYYGTINDRMGNKDVVVTEMQKVLELDPNHVQGLNYLAFTWAEMGVKLPEAEKLARRALELEPTDGYVLDTLGWILYKQSKFAESIKFLEAAYKHQSTVSIIAEHLGDAYYKHSMVEKAKKMYKKAADLETEPKKVQEIRSKITAIEKQELNGTPRLPASVEKPVAEHASEK from the coding sequence ATGTTTCCATACACTAGGACCGCAATCATCGTTCCTTTCCTGATGACCCTCACGGCTTGCGCGACCTTCACGTCAAATGAGTCTGACGATAAAGCCCCATACTACGAGGCATCATTCAACGATAGAAATCGCGCTCCTGCTTCCTTTGCTCCGGCGGTGGTCTCTCCGGAAGACAACGGTGCGGCCTCCTTGGATCCACTCTATATGCGCACTCAGGCGGACTATTACTTCGCGATGGGTGAGGCTTACGCTCTGGAAGGCAACTCCCAGAAAGCGGTTGAAGCTTTCAAGATGGTTCTTATTTACGACACGAACTCTCCGGCCGTGAACATGCGTCTTGCGGCAGAATTCCTGAAGCAGGGCATGATCACCGAATCTTTGGCGCAGGCTGAAGAAGCGGTGGCAAAAGATCCTAAGAACGTCGACAGCCACTTGTTGCTGGGTGGTTTGTATTCTTCCCTGAAGCTTTATCCAAAAGCGATGGAGCAATACAACACCGTGATGAAGCTTCAGCCCGAGAACACTGAAGCGCCACTTTACATTGGTGCTTTGTATTCTGAACAGAAGCAGTCTGACAAAGCGGTGAAGTACTTTGAATCCCTGCTGAAAAATCCTGAATACAACACTCCATACCTGGCTCACTATTATATCGGACGTGTGCGTCTGGAGCAGTCTGAAGCCAAATATCAAAAGGCGGCAGAGGCTTCCTTCAAGAAAGCTCTGGAGCTGAAGCCGGACTTCGCTGATGCGGTTCTGACTTTGGGTGTTCTTTATTCCAAGCAGAAAACGGAAGACAAAGCCGTGTCCCTGTACCGTGCTTTCCAGAAAGAAAACTCTCCAAGCCCGCGTGTGGCAGAAGTCCTGGCGCAGATCTATATCGAGCGCGGTGACTATGAAAATGCCTACGAGCAGCTGGAAGTGATGGAAAATGATTCCGACGAGCCACTGAATGTTCGCATGAAAATGGCTTTGATTCTGATTGAACAAAAACGATACGACACTGCGGTGGCGAAACTGGAAGAGATTCTGAAGGATGCTCCAGAGTCTGACAAAGTTCGTTTCTATCTGGCAGCGGTTTATGAAGAAACCCGTCAGCATGAAAAAGCCGTTAAAGAGTACACGAAGATCCCGTCCACCAGCACTTATTATGGTGAAGCCGTGGTTCACGCTGCTTACCTGCTAAAAGGGTTGGGCCGTTTGAATGAAGGTTTGGAAGTGGCGGCAGCGGGTTTGAAAGCACGCCAGGATCAGCCTCAGATCTTTGCGATGTATGCTTCCTTGCTGGATGAAAAAGGCGACTACAAAAATGCTTCCGCGACGCTGGAGCAGGGTTTGAAAAAGTTCCCGGAAAACGCGCAGCTTCGTTTCTATTACGGTACGATCAACGACCGTATGGGCAACAAAGATGTGGTTGTGACCGAAATGCAAAAGGTTCTGGAACTGGATCCAAACCACGTGCAGGGTTTGAACTATCTGGCCTTCACCTGGGCTGAAATGGGTGTGAAACTTCCGGAAGCAGAAAAACTGGCGCGTCGTGCGCTGGAGCTTGAGCCGACGGATGGCTATGTTCTGGATACTCTGGGTTGGATCTTGTACAAACAAAGCAAGTTCGCTGAATCCATCAAGTTCCTGGAGGCTGCTTACAAACATCAGTCCACAGTCAGCATCATTGCTGAACACTTGGGTGATGCTTACTACAAGCACTCGATGGTGGAAAAAGCCAAGAAGATGTACAAGAAAGCCGCAGACCTTGAAACTGAGCCTAAAAAAGTTCAGGAAATCCGCAGCAAGATCACTGCCATTGAAAAGCAGGAGCTGAACGGTACACCTCGCCTGCCAGCTTCGGTTGAAAAGCCAGTGGCAGAACACGCTTCTGAAAAATAG
- a CDS encoding PrkA family serine protein kinase, with amino-acid sequence MASKFDLHSLVANWQNSSTHAKEHWSGTFEEYLDLVKQNPKITRNAYQRMYDMIVEEGTENYIDFKKEVIRYKFFDDVHNNGKDAVFGLDVQLMKLVNVLKAAALGYGTEKRVILLHGPVGSAKSTICRMLKKGLERYSHTKQGAVYTFEWIDEKLELDGILGKGVKVFHSPMNEEPLLLIPEELRSTVYDSINKGQEGSFRVHVDGELSPPSRFIFKALMEKYDGNLMQVLSHVRVKRLFISEADRVGIGTFQPKDEKNQDSTELTGDINYRKIAEYGSDSDPRAFNFDGEFNVANRGMIEFVEVLKLDVAFLYDLLGASQEHRVKPKKFAQTHIDEVIIGHTNEPEYRRLQDNEFMEALRDRTVKIDIPYITRWRDEINIYKRDFNSQKVRGISIAPHTVEMAAMWAILTRLEKPKKANLTRLQKLKLYNGKTLPNYTEDNVRELRKETLREGLEGISARYIQDKLSNALVAAQQSNKGSVNPFMVFKELESGLKSHSLIANEELKTEFKELLGVVMQEYEEIIKAEVQRAISADESAMQRLCANYIDNVKAYTQRERVRNQFTGNDEEPDERLMRSIEEKIEIPESRKDDFRREIMNYIGALALEGKKFNYKMNERLHKAIELKLFEDQKDSIKLTTLVSNVADKDTQEKIDIVKTRLIKDFGYDEISATDVLHYVASIFARGDVKNK; translated from the coding sequence ATGGCCTCTAAGTTTGATCTGCATTCACTGGTCGCCAACTGGCAAAACTCAAGCACTCATGCCAAAGAGCATTGGAGTGGCACCTTCGAGGAATATCTCGACCTGGTAAAACAAAATCCCAAAATCACGCGAAACGCCTATCAGCGCATGTATGACATGATCGTTGAGGAAGGCACTGAAAACTATATCGATTTTAAAAAAGAAGTCATTCGCTACAAGTTCTTCGATGACGTTCACAACAACGGCAAAGACGCGGTCTTCGGTCTTGATGTGCAGTTGATGAAATTGGTGAATGTTCTGAAAGCAGCAGCCCTGGGTTACGGAACCGAGAAACGTGTGATCCTGCTGCACGGGCCGGTGGGAAGTGCGAAATCCACCATCTGCCGCATGCTGAAAAAAGGCCTTGAGCGCTATTCGCACACCAAGCAGGGTGCGGTGTACACGTTTGAATGGATCGATGAAAAGCTTGAGCTTGATGGCATTCTTGGAAAAGGTGTGAAGGTCTTCCATTCCCCAATGAATGAAGAGCCTTTGCTGTTGATTCCGGAAGAGCTTCGTTCCACGGTTTATGATTCCATCAACAAAGGCCAGGAAGGCAGCTTCCGTGTGCATGTGGATGGTGAATTAAGCCCGCCTTCCCGCTTTATCTTTAAAGCCCTGATGGAAAAATACGACGGCAACCTGATGCAGGTTCTGTCGCACGTGCGTGTGAAAAGATTGTTCATCTCTGAAGCGGACCGTGTGGGTATTGGTACCTTCCAGCCAAAAGATGAAAAGAATCAGGACTCCACCGAGCTTACGGGTGACATCAACTATCGTAAAATTGCTGAATACGGATCTGATTCCGATCCGCGTGCTTTTAACTTTGACGGGGAGTTCAACGTCGCCAATCGCGGCATGATCGAATTCGTCGAGGTTTTGAAGCTGGATGTGGCCTTCCTGTACGATCTGTTGGGGGCTTCGCAAGAGCACCGTGTGAAACCTAAAAAATTCGCACAGACCCATATCGATGAAGTGATCATCGGGCACACGAATGAGCCGGAATACCGTCGTTTGCAAGACAATGAATTCATGGAAGCTCTTCGTGACCGTACCGTGAAGATCGACATTCCGTACATCACGCGCTGGAGAGATGAAATCAATATTTACAAACGCGATTTCAATTCCCAGAAAGTGCGTGGAATCAGTATTGCTCCGCATACGGTGGAAATGGCTGCGATGTGGGCGATTCTGACCCGTCTGGAAAAACCGAAGAAAGCCAATTTGACCCGTTTGCAGAAACTGAAGCTGTACAACGGAAAAACGCTGCCGAACTATACTGAAGACAACGTGCGTGAGCTTCGTAAAGAAACTCTGCGCGAGGGTCTTGAGGGTATTTCCGCCCGTTATATCCAGGATAAACTTTCCAACGCCCTGGTGGCGGCTCAGCAGTCCAACAAAGGATCTGTGAATCCGTTCATGGTGTTTAAAGAGCTTGAATCCGGTTTGAAAAGCCACTCGTTGATTGCCAATGAAGAGCTGAAGACCGAATTCAAAGAGCTTCTGGGTGTGGTCATGCAGGAGTACGAGGAAATCATCAAAGCTGAGGTGCAAAGAGCCATCAGTGCTGATGAAAGTGCCATGCAGCGACTGTGCGCCAACTATATTGATAACGTCAAAGCCTATACGCAAAGAGAACGAGTTCGCAATCAGTTCACCGGTAACGACGAGGAACCGGATGAGCGTCTGATGCGATCTATCGAAGAGAAGATTGAGATCCCAGAGTCCCGTAAGGATGATTTCCGCCGCGAGATCATGAACTACATCGGGGCCCTGGCTTTGGAAGGCAAGAAGTTCAATTATAAAATGAACGAACGCCTGCACAAAGCCATCGAATTGAAGCTCTTCGAGGATCAGAAAGACAGCATCAAGCTGACCACTTTGGTAAGCAACGTTGCTGACAAAGACACTCAAGAGAAAATTGATATTGTAAAAACCCGTCTCATCAAGGACTTCGGTTACGATGAAATCTCTGCTACGGATGTATTGCATTACGTGGCAAGTATCTTCGCCCGAGGGGACGTAAAGAATAAATAA
- a CDS encoding DUF444 family protein → MSIREDHNRFREIVKGKVKEDLRKYVSQGEMIGKREDEFVKIPLPRIDIPNFRYGPKQQGGVGQGEGQPGQDVGDPGEGGQGQAGEAPGEHLVEVEMSMDELAEILGEKLELPLIQPKGAKNIDSLKTKFTGLAPVGPEGLRHFKSSYKRALKRMVGSGTYNSEDPLVLPIRRDMQYKSFKKVQQPQTQAVVIYMMDVSGSMGEEQKEIVRLESFWINTWLRKHYKGLETRFIIHDASAKEVDEDTFFRTSESGGTLISSAYKLCQEIIQTDYPTNEWNIYPFHFSDGDNWSGEDTRLCVKMLQEFFLPNCNVFSYGQVESKYGSGQFLKDLQKEFGEDERLTLSQIENRDKILDSIKDFLGKGR, encoded by the coding sequence ATGTCGATACGCGAAGACCATAACAGATTCAGAGAGATCGTTAAAGGCAAGGTCAAAGAGGATCTGCGCAAGTACGTCTCTCAGGGCGAAATGATCGGGAAGCGTGAAGATGAATTCGTGAAGATTCCGCTTCCGCGCATCGATATTCCCAACTTCCGGTACGGTCCCAAACAACAGGGCGGGGTCGGTCAGGGGGAAGGGCAGCCGGGTCAGGATGTCGGTGATCCGGGTGAAGGCGGACAGGGTCAGGCCGGAGAAGCTCCGGGCGAACACCTTGTCGAAGTCGAAATGTCGATGGATGAACTGGCAGAGATTCTGGGTGAAAAACTGGAATTGCCGCTGATTCAGCCCAAGGGCGCCAAAAACATTGACTCCCTGAAGACAAAATTCACAGGCCTTGCGCCAGTGGGCCCCGAGGGCTTGCGCCACTTTAAATCCTCTTATAAACGCGCTTTGAAGCGCATGGTGGGTTCCGGAACTTATAATTCCGAAGACCCGCTGGTGCTGCCGATCCGCCGGGATATGCAGTACAAGTCCTTCAAGAAAGTGCAGCAGCCACAAACTCAGGCCGTGGTCATCTATATGATGGACGTGTCGGGTTCCATGGGTGAAGAGCAGAAGGAAATCGTCCGTCTGGAAAGCTTCTGGATCAACACCTGGCTGCGCAAACACTATAAGGGCCTTGAAACCAGATTTATCATTCACGACGCCTCGGCAAAAGAGGTGGACGAAGACACGTTCTTCCGCACCAGTGAATCCGGTGGAACCCTGATCAGCTCGGCCTATAAGCTGTGTCAGGAAATCATCCAGACGGACTATCCCACGAATGAATGGAACATTTATCCGTTCCATTTTTCAGATGGCGATAACTGGTCGGGCGAGGATACGCGTCTATGTGTTAAGATGCTGCAGGAATTCTTCCTGCCGAACTGTAACGTTTTCAGTTATGGCCAGGTGGAAAGTAAATACGGCAGCGGGCAGTTCCTGAAGGATCTGCAAAAGGAATTTGGCGAGGATGAGAGGCTGACTTTGAGTCAGATCGAAAACCGCGACAAGATCCTGGATTCAATCAAAGATTTCCTGGGGAAAGGGAGATAG
- a CDS encoding SpoVR family protein — MANLTPELEAERKRICQIAKDAGLDFFETIFELITYDQINQFAAYGGFPVRYPHWKFGMEYEHLSKSYEYGLSKIYEMVINTDPCYAYLMEGNAMMDQKLVMAHVYGHCDFFKNNIWFSKTNRKMMDQMANHATRIRRYMDRHGQDVVENFIDVCLSLENLIDRYSPYVEKSVVKPQNPPPAQEPNYLLRVDRSYMRDYINPPSFVEEQRRKADAEAQAKAQRFPAEPEKDILNFFIHYAPLTDWQQDVLSIIRDEAYYFSPQGMTKTMNEGWASYWHSKLMTTKILDDSEIIDFADHHAGTMAMAPNGYNPYKVGIELMRDIEDRWNKGQFGREWEECDDVRERKHWDKKLGLGRDKIFEVRKVCNDVTFIDQFLTEDFCVRNKMFVYKFNKKTQKFEVDTKDFKAIKAQLLFHMTNFGQPIIRIEDANFENRGELLLTHLHEGIDMQPDFMSETLKNVFKLWKRPVNIATVMDETPQLFRFDGKEYTQHKLGEEPSPNPSNQESSGS; from the coding sequence GTGGCTAATCTGACACCCGAACTTGAAGCCGAAAGAAAAAGAATCTGCCAGATTGCGAAAGATGCAGGCCTTGATTTCTTTGAGACGATCTTTGAGCTGATCACCTACGATCAGATCAATCAGTTCGCCGCTTACGGTGGATTCCCGGTGCGCTATCCGCACTGGAAGTTCGGGATGGAATACGAGCACCTTTCCAAGAGCTATGAATACGGCCTTTCCAAAATCTATGAAATGGTGATCAACACCGACCCGTGTTATGCGTACCTGATGGAAGGTAACGCCATGATGGACCAGAAGCTGGTCATGGCCCACGTGTACGGTCACTGTGATTTTTTTAAGAACAACATCTGGTTTTCCAAAACCAACCGCAAGATGATGGATCAGATGGCGAATCACGCCACGCGCATCCGCCGCTACATGGACCGTCATGGTCAGGATGTGGTGGAAAACTTCATCGACGTGTGTTTGTCCCTGGAAAACCTGATCGATCGTTATAGTCCTTATGTGGAAAAGTCTGTGGTAAAGCCGCAGAATCCGCCACCGGCGCAGGAACCAAACTATTTGCTGCGCGTGGATCGCTCTTACATGCGCGACTATATCAACCCGCCTTCTTTCGTTGAAGAGCAGCGCCGCAAGGCCGATGCTGAAGCTCAGGCCAAAGCGCAGCGCTTCCCGGCGGAACCGGAAAAAGACATTCTTAATTTCTTCATTCATTATGCTCCGTTGACCGATTGGCAGCAGGATGTGCTTTCGATCATCCGTGATGAGGCTTATTATTTCTCGCCTCAGGGTATGACGAAAACTATGAATGAAGGCTGGGCATCTTACTGGCACTCGAAACTGATGACGACCAAGATTTTGGATGATTCTGAAATCATCGACTTTGCCGATCACCATGCCGGCACGATGGCGATGGCTCCGAACGGGTACAATCCTTACAAGGTCGGCATCGAACTTATGCGCGATATTGAAGACCGTTGGAACAAGGGTCAGTTCGGCCGCGAATGGGAAGAGTGCGATGACGTGCGCGAGCGCAAGCACTGGGACAAGAAATTGGGTCTGGGCCGCGACAAGATCTTCGAAGTCAGAAAGGTCTGCAATGATGTGACGTTCATTGATCAGTTCCTGACGGAAGACTTCTGCGTGCGCAACAAAATGTTTGTGTACAAGTTCAATAAGAAAACCCAGAAGTTCGAGGTCGACACCAAGGACTTCAAGGCGATCAAAGCCCAATTGTTGTTCCATATGACGAACTTCGGTCAGCCGATCATTCGCATTGAGGACGCCAACTTTGAAAATCGCGGGGAATTGCTTTTGACCCATCTGCACGAAGGCATCGACATGCAGCCGGATTTCATGAGCGAAACCCTGAAAAACGTTTTCAAACTTTGGAAGCGCCCGGTGAATATCGCGACCGTGATGGATGAAACTCCGCAGCTTTTTAGATTCGATGGAAAAGAGTATACTCAGCACAAGTTGGGTGAAGAGCCCAGCCCTAATCCATCCAATCAAGAGAGCTCAGGTTCGTGA
- a CDS encoding translation initiation factor encodes MFRLEKGGRGGKTVTVLDGFPRNEEYLKTLAKEFKAKCGVGGTHILGDKAGMIEIQGDKRDQLKKILEAKKIKFKGM; translated from the coding sequence GTGTTCCGCTTGGAAAAAGGGGGACGCGGTGGAAAGACGGTCACGGTTCTTGATGGATTCCCTCGTAATGAAGAGTACTTAAAGACTTTGGCCAAAGAATTTAAAGCCAAATGCGGCGTCGGTGGAACCCACATCCTGGGCGACAAGGCCGGAATGATCGAGATCCAGGGTGACAAAAGAGACCAACTGAAGAAGATTCTGGAAGCGAAGAAGATCAAGTTTAAAGGCATGTAA
- a CDS encoding response regulator transcription factor: MAAKKIVIVDDYEESCKLLAEILSSTYECSYTSDSTSAFRLINEKRPDLILLDYKMPGVMGVDVCRMVRESDSTKNTPIIFVSGAATIDERIKAFETGADDFISKPFHVKELILRIKARLSEKEPEAASELNAANLKMNLLSRQVFVDGEEVNLTPKQFDILKLLVAGKNNLVTREKCLSEIWGDTEVTSRNVDSQINYLKRKIHKFNGRIVAVPSLGYRLEAQE, encoded by the coding sequence TTGGCTGCAAAAAAAATCGTGATTGTAGATGACTATGAAGAAAGCTGTAAGCTCCTGGCAGAGATTCTCAGCTCCACGTATGAGTGTTCCTACACGTCTGACAGCACCTCTGCGTTCCGCCTGATCAATGAAAAACGCCCGGATCTGATTCTGCTGGATTATAAAATGCCAGGCGTGATGGGTGTGGATGTGTGCCGTATGGTTCGCGAAAGCGATTCCACGAAAAACACGCCGATCATCTTCGTTTCCGGTGCGGCGACGATTGATGAAAGAATCAAAGCGTTTGAAACTGGCGCTGATGATTTCATTTCCAAGCCTTTCCACGTGAAAGAGCTGATTTTGCGAATCAAAGCTCGCCTTTCTGAAAAAGAGCCGGAAGCGGCCTCTGAACTGAATGCGGCGAATTTGAAAATGAACCTTCTTTCCCGTCAGGTGTTTGTCGATGGTGAAGAAGTGAATCTGACGCCAAAACAGTTCGATATTCTGAAGCTGCTGGTGGCGGGGAAAAACAACCTGGTCACTCGTGAAAAATGTCTTTCAGAAATCTGGGGGGACACGGAAGTGACCTCCCGAAATGTGGATTCACAGATCAACTATCTGAAACGTAAAATTCACAAGTTCAACGGTCGCATTGTGGCGGTTCCTTCGTTGGGCTATCGCCTGGAAGCCCAGGAATAA
- a CDS encoding gamma-glutamyl-gamma-aminobutyrate hydrolase family protein, producing MDAAKPLLIGLSPRLLYKTPDGFEIKSKSIQYLEQNLAHLIAKHGGLVFMVPSLESSGLLEKDDLNVHQYAEILDGLVLQGGVDICPTLYGEEPIEVMANHKTDPIRDRYELKLLKAFATRNKPVLGICRGFQLMNVFKGGTLFQDLPTQLPSNLAHFKSELYEKLTHRVEITPGGMLQQMYTAGGEIVSIHHQGVKKLGNGLQVEATSEDGLVEAFSSTQDGFFVGVQWHPEFHIDEEERFLSSEPLVKKFLEACKGPLVKPSENILGL from the coding sequence ATGGACGCAGCAAAACCCTTGCTGATTGGTCTTTCTCCTCGTCTGTTGTACAAAACTCCGGACGGGTTTGAGATCAAAAGCAAATCCATTCAGTACCTTGAGCAGAATCTTGCTCACTTGATCGCAAAGCACGGCGGGTTGGTCTTTATGGTTCCTTCTTTGGAATCGTCGGGCTTGCTGGAAAAAGACGATCTGAACGTTCACCAATATGCGGAAATTCTGGATGGTTTGGTCCTTCAGGGCGGCGTGGATATCTGTCCAACCTTGTATGGTGAAGAACCCATCGAAGTCATGGCCAATCATAAGACCGATCCGATTCGTGATCGCTATGAGCTAAAACTGCTAAAAGCCTTCGCGACTCGCAATAAACCCGTACTGGGTATCTGTCGTGGCTTTCAGTTGATGAATGTCTTTAAGGGCGGAACTTTGTTCCAAGATCTGCCAACGCAGCTTCCCAGCAATTTGGCGCACTTTAAATCCGAACTTTATGAAAAGCTCACGCACCGGGTGGAAATCACTCCGGGCGGAATGCTTCAACAGATGTACACGGCGGGTGGGGAGATTGTCTCGATCCACCATCAGGGTGTTAAAAAACTGGGGAATGGTTTGCAAGTCGAAGCGACATCCGAAGACGGTTTGGTGGAGGCGTTTAGCTCCACGCAAGACGGTTTCTTTGTGGGCGTTCAGTGGCACCCGGAATTCCACATCGACGAGGAAGAAAGATTCCTGTCATCAGAACCACTGGTGAAGAAGTTCCTGGAGGCCTGCAAGGGCCCCCTGGTGAAACCTTCGGAAAATATCCTGGGTCTTTAA
- a CDS encoding DEAD/DEAH box helicase — protein sequence MTTTKFTDLPLIAPLQFSLKEAGYETPTPIQLAAIPVILEGHDLLGIAQTGTGKTAAFSLPILQNLSKHTRKIEPKSPRCLILTPTRELAIQIHENIEAYSKHLNMKHTVIFGGVGQNPQVRALQGGVDILVATPGRLMDLHGQKHLKLDRVEIFVLDEADRMLDMGFMQDIKKILPLLPQKRHNLFFSATMPHEIQTLANRILVNPKKVEVTPVSSTAEKVEQHVMFVDKPQKLDLLLHILKDEALSKVLVFVQMKYGANRVVDRLTKAGVTAAGIHGDKSQNQRQRALEEFKNGDVRVLVATDIAARGIDIDGITHVINLELPHIPESYVHRIGRTARAGAAGVSISFCTAEERSFLFAIEKTTRTKVNVVEDHPFHSTEIANAPVMTVGKAKAILEGQRLQNKAKNRGGGQRRQGGGGGAPQGGHGGGKKAGGKPHGGNKPAHGGGSKPHAKSESKSEGAASHKAHSKPAHAKPAHKPSHKSEGKSAGKSEHAPKKRSFWSRLRNKD from the coding sequence ATGACGACGACTAAATTTACTGACCTTCCTTTGATTGCCCCTCTTCAATTTTCACTTAAAGAAGCAGGATACGAAACTCCAACCCCAATTCAGTTGGCAGCAATTCCTGTTATTCTTGAAGGGCACGATCTATTGGGCATCGCCCAGACCGGCACCGGGAAAACCGCGGCGTTTTCATTGCCTATCCTGCAAAACCTTTCCAAACACACGCGCAAGATCGAACCCAAATCCCCGCGCTGCCTGATTCTGACTCCGACGCGTGAACTGGCGATTCAGATTCACGAAAACATCGAAGCTTACAGCAAACACCTGAACATGAAGCACACCGTGATCTTTGGTGGCGTGGGACAAAACCCGCAAGTGCGCGCCCTGCAAGGTGGCGTGGACATTCTGGTGGCGACACCGGGTCGTCTGATGGATCTGCACGGACAAAAACATCTGAAACTGGATCGCGTGGAAATCTTTGTTTTGGATGAAGCCGATCGCATGCTGGATATGGGCTTCATGCAGGATATTAAAAAAATCCTGCCGCTGCTTCCACAAAAGCGTCACAACCTGTTCTTCTCTGCAACTATGCCGCACGAGATTCAGACTTTGGCCAACCGTATTCTGGTGAATCCGAAGAAAGTGGAGGTGACTCCGGTTTCCTCCACGGCCGAAAAAGTTGAGCAACATGTGATGTTCGTCGATAAGCCACAGAAGCTGGATCTATTACTGCACATTCTGAAGGATGAAGCTTTGTCCAAAGTGCTGGTGTTTGTTCAGATGAAATACGGCGCGAACCGCGTGGTGGATCGTTTGACCAAAGCGGGCGTTACCGCTGCCGGCATTCACGGTGACAAATCCCAGAACCAGCGTCAGCGTGCGCTGGAAGAATTCAAAAACGGTGATGTGCGCGTGCTTGTTGCGACGGACATCGCGGCCCGCGGTATTGATATCGACGGCATCACTCACGTGATCAACCTTGAACTTCCGCACATTCCAGAATCTTACGTTCACCGTATCGGAAGAACTGCGCGCGCAGGCGCTGCTGGTGTTTCCATTTCTTTCTGTACCGCGGAAGAAAGATCCTTCCTGTTTGCGATTGAGAAAACCACACGCACCAAAGTGAACGTGGTTGAAGATCATCCGTTCCATTCCACTGAAATTGCCAATGCTCCGGTGATGACTGTGGGTAAAGCCAAAGCCATCCTTGAAGGCCAGCGCCTGCAAAACAAAGCTAAAAACCGTGGCGGTGGTCAACGTCGTCAAGGTGGCGGCGGTGGTGCCCCTCAAGGCGGCCACGGCGGCGGAAAGAAAGCTGGAGGCAAACCTCACGGCGGTAATAAGCCTGCCCACGGTGGCGGCAGCAAGCCCCACGCTAAATCAGAGAGTAAATCTGAAGGCGCAGCTTCTCACAAAGCTCATTCAAAACCTGCGCACGCTAAACCAGCTCACAAGCCTTCTCATAAAAGTGAAGGCAAGTCCGCTGGTAAAAGCGAGCATGCACCAAAGAAGCGCAGCTTCTGGAGCCGTCTGCGCAACAAGGACTAA
- the tadA gene encoding tRNA adenosine(34) deaminase TadA, protein MNTPAHDEKWMRKAVALAKKAAERDEVPVAAIVVGPEGMISYAINTRERQQSPLGHAELLALHKASQKRGSWRLSDCTLYVTLEPCVMCAGAIQQSRISRVVYGAKDAKAGAVESLYHILNDSRLNHQVEVSAGILEDDCSELLQGFFKGRRDEKKSEKAQKVFRDRASVVVLHEGKVLGFHAVDPTAQVPYFFLPGGAVEKGETPAATAARECLEETGYKIRILQDSAFERVYNFPWDGKVHACRTVFYVGVLDQKWVPPGKIEDASYHQGVDWVSAKDAAKVFGYNKDILWAVQKLLKTAQKVAARTAKKP, encoded by the coding sequence GTGAACACCCCTGCCCACGACGAAAAATGGATGCGCAAAGCTGTCGCGCTGGCAAAAAAAGCAGCCGAGCGTGACGAAGTGCCCGTTGCCGCCATCGTTGTGGGACCTGAGGGGATGATCTCTTACGCGATCAACACCCGTGAACGCCAGCAATCCCCCCTGGGACACGCCGAGCTTTTGGCTTTGCATAAGGCCTCACAAAAGCGCGGCAGCTGGCGTTTAAGTGACTGCACTTTGTATGTGACTTTAGAGCCTTGTGTGATGTGCGCCGGCGCCATTCAACAATCGCGCATTTCACGAGTGGTTTATGGAGCCAAAGACGCCAAAGCCGGAGCGGTTGAAAGTCTTTATCACATCCTGAATGATTCTCGCCTGAATCATCAGGTCGAAGTCAGCGCCGGCATTCTTGAAGACGACTGCAGTGAACTTTTGCAGGGCTTTTTCAAAGGCCGCCGTGATGAAAAAAAATCTGAAAAAGCACAAAAGGTTTTCCGCGACCGGGCCAGCGTCGTGGTTCTGCACGAAGGAAAAGTTCTGGGATTCCACGCCGTGGATCCGACCGCGCAAGTGCCTTATTTCTTCCTGCCAGGTGGCGCCGTTGAAAAAGGCGAAACCCCGGCCGCCACCGCGGCCCGCGAATGCCTGGAAGAAACCGGCTACAAGATCCGCATTCTGCAAGATTCCGCCTTTGAGCGAGTTTATAATTTTCCTTGGGACGGCAAAGTTCACGCCTGCCGTACAGTGTTTTATGTCGGTGTTTTGGATCAAAAATGGGTCCCGCCGGGCAAAATTGAAGATGCCTCTTATCACCAGGGCGTTGACTGGGTCTCTGCCAAAGACGCCGCCAAGGTGTTTGGATACAACAAAGACATCCTCTGGGCCGTGCAAAAACTACTCAAAACCGCGCAAAAGGTTGCCGCCAGAACTGCTAAAAAACCTTAA